The genomic segment CCGTCGAGGCCGTCGAGGTGGCCGAGCAGCCCCAGCTCCAGCGTCGAGCGCGGCAGGTGACAGATGTACGACTGGTAGTAGGCGTCGCCGCGGATGGTCTCGATCCGATCGCCGGCGCCGCGGACGAACACCGGCAGCGCGCCGGCGGCCCAGCAGGACCTCGCGCGGCGCGAACACCGGCATGCACCCGATCGCGATGCGGTTGGGGCCGGCCTCCTTCCAGGCGCGGACGTGGGTGAGGGCGACGTCGTCGAACCGCGCCTCGAGGTCGCGGACGAGATCGTCGACGGACGGGGTCGGGGTGGTGGTCACCGGTCCTCCCAGCGGGGCGGGCGCTTCTCGAGGAAGGCGCGCACGCCCTCCTCGGCGTCATGGGTGGGCGACAGCTCGGCGGCGTAGAGCCGCTCGAGCACGGGCAAGAGGTCGTCGAGGTCGCGCCGCAGGCCGGCGCGGGCCGCGCGCGTCGCCAGGCGCAGCGAGCTGGCGCTGTGCGGCACCAGGCTGGCGCGGATCCACGCGGCGGCCGCGGCCTCGGGGTCGTCGGCGACCGCGGTGGCGAGGCCGAGCTCGACCGCGGCGGCCGCGTCGACGGACCTGCCCGAGCACAGCAGGTCCTCGGCCCGGGCCTGGCCGAGCCGGCGCGGCAGCAGCACCGACGCCACCGGCGCCAGCGCGCCCAGGCGGATCTCGGGCTGCCCGAGCTGCGCGTCGGGGGCGACGAACACCCGCGCGGCCAGGCTGGCCAGCTCGAGGCCGCCGCCGAGGCAGTGGCCGCGGATCGCGGCGACGATCGGCAGGTCGCACGCGAGCAGCGCGCGGATCGCGCCGTGGAAGCGGGCGAGCATGCCGGCGGCGTGGGCCCGGGCGTGCTCGGGCACCGACGCGCCGACCGAGAAGTTGGGGCCGGCGGCGGACAGCAAGATCGCGCGGGCGTGGGTGGCGCTGGTGATCGCGGCGGCCTGGACGGCCAGCACGTCGAGCGCGGCGCCGTCGAGGACGTTGCGCGGCGGCCGGGTCAGGCGCAGCTCGACGAACGCGCCGTCGTCGTGGACCTGCAGGGTGATCGGGGCGTCGGTCATGGGATCAGCACCGGGCGATGGTCGACCTGGTGATCGCGGACCGCGGCCAGCACCGCCGGGGCGTCGGCGAGCGCGTGGCGCCCGACCGCCGAGGCCAGATCGATCTTGCCGGTCAGCGCCAGCTCGAGCGCGGGGGCGTAGAGCGCCGGATCGGCGCCCCAGTTGCCGTAGGCCTCGGCGTCGAGCGCCATCAGGTTCGACAGCCGCAGCGGGATCACCTCGGGCGTGAACCCGACGATCGCGAGCTTGCCGCCGCGGGTCAGCAGGGCGAACGCGAGCTGCTGCCCGGCCGGCGTGCCCGAGCACTCGAACACGTGCCAGCCGGCGTCGGGCGCGCCCGCGCCGAGGCGCTTCGCCAGCTCCTTGCGGGCGGCCTTGGGCTCGACGGTGCGCGGGTCGACGACCACCCGGGCGCCGTGGGCGGTCGCGCGCTCGAGCCGCGCCGGCGCGACGTCGATCGCCACGACCGTGGCGCCGAGCGCGACCGCGATCTCGACCAGGAAGCCGCCGACGCCGCCGGCGCCGACCACGATCGCGACGTCGCCGGCCGCCAGGCCGGTGCGCGTGACCGCCTGCAGCGGCGTGGTCACCGCGTCGGCGATCGCCGCGAGGCGCCACGGCTCGTCGACCGCCGGCACCGGGCACAGGTAGCGGCTCGGCACCTGCACGTGGGTCGCGAACCCGCCGTCGTGGTGGTTGCCGGGCATGCGGCCGTGGGCGCACGCGGTCGGTCGGCCGCGCCGACACGCCGGACACTCGCCGCACGGGCTCACCGCGGGCACCAGCACGAGGCCGCCGTCGGCGCGGCGGCCGATGATCTCGTGCCCGAGCACCAGCGGGCCTTTGTGCGCGGGCGCGACGCCGTCGTAGAGGTACCCGAGGTCGGTGTGGCACACACCGCAGCCGAGCACCTCGACCGTGACGTGGCCGGGCGGCGGCTCGGGCAGCGGCTCCTCGAACCAGGCCAGCTGGCCCGGGCCGGTCATCCGCCAGCCCCTGCGGATCGTGTCGTCCATGAGCGCACTCTAGGAGCGCGCGCTCGCGGCGGCTTGACGGTGGTCAAGTGCGAGCCGGATTCCGGCGGGCCCCTGCGCGCACCCCCGCACGAATCGCTGGCGGAGTTGATCGCGATCAACTCGCCGGGCCGACCCCGGCGCTACCAGAGGGACATGTACGACCACGACCTCGTGCCCGGCTACACGTTCAAGCACATCCGCGTCGAGCGCCACCCGGTCTTCGACGCCAAGGGCGGCGCGGTCGAGGGGCTCCACAACCTGTGGATCGTCCTCGACAACGAAGCCCAGTTCAACTCGTACACGACCGACACGATCAAGGAGGTGATCCTGGCGTTCCGGCACGCCTCCAACGATCGCGCCGCGGTGTGCGCGGTGTTCACCGCCGCTGGCCACAAGGCGTTCTGCTCGGGCGGCAACACCCGCGAGTACGCGACCCGCTACGCCGGTCACGCCGGCGAGTACCGCCAGTACATGCGCCTGTTCAACGACATGGTCTCGGCGATCCTGGCGTGCGACAAGCCGGTGATCTGCCGCGTCAACGGCCTGCGGGTCGGCGGCGGTCAGGAGATCGGCATGGCCTGCGACTTCTCGGTCGCGTCGGACCTGGCGCGGTTCGGCCAGGTCGGCCCCAAGCACGGCTCGGCGCCCGACGGCGGCGCCACCGACTTCCTGCACCTCTACGTCGGGATCGAGCAGGCGATGCTGTCGTGCACCACCGCGGCCGGGCTGTGGAGCGCGCACAAGGCGATGCGGCTGGGCCTGCTCACCGAGATCGCGCCGGCGCTCAAGGTCGACGGCGCGTTCG from the Myxococcales bacterium genome contains:
- the oah gene encoding 6-oxocyclohex-1-ene-1-carbonyl-CoA hydratase, whose protein sequence is MYDHDLVPGYTFKHIRVERHPVFDAKGGAVEGLHNLWIVLDNEAQFNSYTTDTIKEVILAFRHASNDRAAVCAVFTAAGHKAFCSGGNTREYATRYAGHAGEYRQYMRLFNDMVSAILACDKPVICRVNGLRVGGGQEIGMACDFSVASDLARFGQVGPKHGSAPDGGATDFLHLYVGIEQAMLSCTTAAGLWSAHKAMRLGLLTEIAPALKVDGAFVPNPLVETARYLDERGQIVYGESKTGDALAAGKALLASGTVDLSELDRAVDRLTTKLLMTFPECSIKTIESLRKKKLEHWDKNKEQSRAWLALNMMAEAKAGFRAFESGGAREVDFVGLRQRLALGATWEGADLETAIMPPPKA
- the had gene encoding 6-hydroxycyclohex-1-ene-1-carbonyl-CoA dehydrogenase translates to MDDTIRRGWRMTGPGQLAWFEEPLPEPPPGHVTVEVLGCGVCHTDLGYLYDGVAPAHKGPLVLGHEIIGRRADGGLVLVPAVSPCGECPACRRGRPTACAHGRMPGNHHDGGFATHVQVPSRYLCPVPAVDEPWRLAAIADAVTTPLQAVTRTGLAAGDVAIVVGAGGVGGFLVEIAVALGATVVAIDVAPARLERATAHGARVVVDPRTVEPKAARKELAKRLGAGAPDAGWHVFECSGTPAGQQLAFALLTRGGKLAIVGFTPEVIPLRLSNLMALDAEAYGNWGADPALYAPALELALTGKIDLASAVGRHALADAPAVLAAVRDHQVDHRPVLIP
- a CDS encoding enoyl-CoA hydratase/isomerase family protein translates to MTDAPITLQVHDDGAFVELRLTRPPRNVLDGAALDVLAVQAAAITSATHARAILLSAAGPNFSVGASVPEHARAHAAGMLARFHGAIRALLACDLPIVAAIRGHCLGGGLELASLAARVFVAPDAQLGQPEIRLGALAPVASVLLPRRLGQARAEDLLCSGRSVDAAAAVELGLATAVADDPEAAAAAWIRASLVPHSASSLRLATRAARAGLRRDLDDLLPVLERLYAAELSPTHDAEEGVRAFLEKRPPRWEDR